The following proteins are encoded in a genomic region of Leptospira kirschneri serovar Cynopteri str. 3522 CT:
- a CDS encoding histidine kinase N-terminal 7TM domain-containing protein, with protein sequence MGLVWSTLAFYSGFSFIVFGINSLIAYKNRRIQGSKEFLLVVTGLALYSFGSFFEIISRNEKWILFWDDFQFIGRDVTIIGISFLILRLTFVYRLYMVFFILLFPISNELVIWSGYKSELIRTNIQFLANTSWKVLTYDFGPWMKFSVSYYLLIQTIIITILIWKFLTFNGFKRAQMFMLLIGILFPFLGGLMTVTGLFPFINPNLDVFPITGCITSLVWAYGIFYFKMMDLIPVARDKVFNLIQDGILILDKNNLILDYNEASVALFLNRLNFTGVTLKEIYPELDQLIEKYKLKEINFIPDLRLFMNGELRYYEVILKNFSNRPKPSDFWILTLRNITERKLGEVRAIEEKNFLNMILDSTRVLFLALDKEGRILRFNKACENAFGYHFKEVHGHTFWEIFVEPRKREFVKKKYLKMIRGNFIPKAQEQWIGKFKERKVILWENREIKDDHFNTNYIISAGADLTDVYNAENEIANLKSANEEITKKNQMIEDQKKELEKIIETLKKTQAQLVQTAKLADLGQLVSGIAHEINNPLGAIQASNQNIQYYTKSFREKSKDYFQLLRRLSEKIRSQIIDIIEIAGQHSDLILGIERRKRIKEIRTNLENLGFVSTPNELCEAAFECGLYGKEKEYIDLLKHKEAVPILELITNLLGPERNSQTIQTAVERSSKILYALKSFAHFDNDSVLEDSNLRENIETVLTLYQNLFRHGVELSVEFEDLPPVPIYRDDLLHLWTNLIMNAVQAMTYSGKLKIRGYKEDNFAVILVEDSGPGIPEPIRDKIFNPFFTTKPPGEGSGLGLDICLKVVEKHNGTISFDSIPGRTVFKVGIPLKHNNI encoded by the coding sequence ATGGGACTCGTCTGGTCCACTCTCGCTTTTTATTCCGGTTTCTCTTTTATAGTTTTTGGAATCAACTCACTAATAGCGTATAAAAATCGAAGGATTCAAGGAAGTAAGGAATTTCTACTCGTCGTTACCGGACTTGCCTTGTATTCATTTGGAAGCTTTTTTGAAATCATTTCGAGAAATGAAAAATGGATTCTTTTTTGGGACGATTTTCAATTTATCGGAAGAGACGTCACCATAATCGGTATCTCTTTTTTAATTCTTAGACTTACTTTTGTCTACCGGCTTTATATGGTTTTCTTTATTCTACTATTTCCGATTTCGAACGAACTAGTCATATGGTCCGGATATAAATCAGAACTAATACGTACAAACATTCAGTTTCTTGCAAATACTTCCTGGAAAGTTCTTACATACGATTTCGGTCCTTGGATGAAATTTTCAGTTTCTTATTATCTTTTAATTCAAACGATCATCATAACAATTCTAATTTGGAAATTTTTAACTTTTAACGGTTTTAAAAGAGCACAAATGTTTATGCTTTTAATCGGAATCTTATTTCCATTTTTAGGAGGACTAATGACCGTCACGGGTCTTTTTCCGTTTATCAATCCTAATTTGGACGTATTCCCAATTACCGGTTGTATAACCTCTCTCGTTTGGGCATACGGAATTTTTTATTTTAAGATGATGGATTTGATTCCTGTCGCAAGGGATAAAGTTTTTAACCTTATCCAAGACGGAATTTTAATATTAGATAAAAATAATTTGATTTTAGATTACAACGAAGCGTCCGTCGCGTTATTTTTAAACCGACTTAATTTTACAGGTGTCACTCTAAAAGAAATTTATCCTGAGTTGGATCAACTGATCGAAAAATATAAACTAAAGGAAATAAATTTCATTCCAGATCTTAGGCTTTTTATGAACGGAGAACTTAGATATTACGAGGTGATTCTTAAAAATTTCTCCAATCGGCCTAAACCGAGCGATTTTTGGATACTCACTCTAAGAAATATCACAGAACGTAAGTTAGGTGAGGTAAGAGCGATCGAAGAAAAAAACTTCTTGAATATGATTTTAGATTCCACTCGAGTCCTTTTTTTGGCGCTCGATAAAGAAGGAAGAATTCTCAGGTTCAATAAAGCGTGTGAAAACGCATTCGGCTATCATTTTAAAGAAGTTCACGGACATACTTTTTGGGAAATTTTTGTTGAACCTAGAAAGAGAGAGTTCGTTAAGAAAAAATATCTCAAAATGATTCGAGGCAATTTTATTCCTAAAGCCCAAGAGCAATGGATTGGTAAATTCAAAGAACGTAAAGTGATTTTATGGGAAAACAGGGAGATTAAAGACGATCATTTTAATACGAACTATATCATATCCGCAGGTGCAGATCTAACCGACGTCTATAACGCGGAAAATGAAATTGCAAATCTAAAATCCGCAAACGAAGAAATCACTAAAAAGAATCAGATGATTGAAGATCAAAAAAAAGAATTGGAAAAAATTATCGAAACTCTTAAAAAAACCCAAGCACAACTCGTTCAAACCGCAAAACTCGCCGATCTAGGTCAACTCGTGTCTGGAATCGCGCACGAAATCAATAATCCGTTAGGTGCAATCCAAGCCTCAAATCAAAACATTCAGTATTATACCAAATCTTTTCGAGAGAAATCCAAAGACTATTTTCAACTTTTAAGAAGACTTTCTGAAAAAATTAGAAGCCAAATCATAGATATTATAGAAATCGCGGGTCAACATTCCGATTTGATTTTAGGTATTGAAAGAAGAAAACGAATCAAGGAAATTAGAACAAATCTGGAAAATCTTGGATTCGTTTCCACCCCCAATGAACTCTGCGAAGCCGCGTTTGAATGTGGTCTCTATGGAAAAGAAAAAGAATATATAGATCTTCTAAAACATAAAGAAGCCGTTCCTATTTTAGAACTGATCACTAATCTTTTAGGACCGGAAAGAAACTCCCAAACGATTCAAACCGCAGTAGAAAGATCTTCTAAAATTTTATACGCCTTAAAAAGTTTTGCACATTTTGACAATGACAGCGTATTAGAAGATTCTAATTTACGCGAAAATATAGAAACCGTTTTAACACTCTATCAAAATTTATTCCGTCACGGTGTTGAACTTTCCGTAGAATTTGAAGACTTACCTCCAGTCCCTATTTATCGAGACGATCTTTTACATCTTTGGACAAATTTAATCATGAACGCTGTACAGGCAATGACCTATTCCGGTAAACTAAAAATCCGAGGATATAAAGAAGACAACTTTGCCGTTATATTAGTAGAAGATTCAGGCCCGGGCATCCCTGAACCGATCCGGGACAAAATTTTTAATCCTTTTTTTACCACAAAACCCCCAGGTGAAGGAAGCGGCCTCGGTTTGGATATTTGCCTCAAAGTAGTGGAGAAACACAATGGCACCATCTCATTCGATTCCATTCCTGGCAGAACCGTATTTAAAGTAGGAATTCCATTAAAACATAACAATATATAA
- the mtnB gene encoding methylthioribulose 1-phosphate dehydratase, with amino-acid sequence MSVKKQLERLSVLGVYYHKNGWMPGTAGNLSIRVPEESGFWVSGSGLDKNLLNKRNFLYVDLESGKPVDSKNSKATKGLKPSAETSIHRAIYRALDGIGCGLHVHTLESNLICANTSKNEPIVLFELPAIEILKAYGIWEENPKVYVPIIYNFPNVQDISDCLEKYLKEYKPHVPFCIIEKHGITVWGKDTVQANRNLEATDFILKYMISWKSFSYSVEPKKLSVSNDVIEQDRQEISSVEFPVYPATFY; translated from the coding sequence ATGTCCGTCAAAAAACAATTAGAAAGGCTCTCTGTATTGGGAGTTTACTACCATAAAAACGGATGGATGCCTGGGACCGCTGGAAATTTATCCATTCGAGTTCCGGAAGAATCCGGGTTCTGGGTCAGCGGAAGCGGACTGGATAAAAATCTTCTCAACAAACGTAATTTTCTTTATGTAGATTTAGAATCGGGCAAACCGGTAGATTCCAAAAATTCTAAGGCAACCAAAGGATTAAAACCCAGTGCGGAAACCTCGATTCATAGGGCCATATATCGAGCGTTAGACGGGATCGGTTGTGGTTTACACGTTCATACTCTTGAATCAAATCTAATCTGTGCAAATACTTCGAAAAACGAACCGATTGTTTTATTCGAACTCCCGGCGATCGAAATTCTAAAAGCATACGGAATTTGGGAGGAAAATCCAAAGGTTTATGTTCCTATAATATATAATTTTCCGAATGTACAAGATATTTCCGATTGTTTGGAAAAATATCTGAAGGAATACAAACCACACGTCCCGTTTTGTATCATCGAAAAACACGGGATTACCGTTTGGGGCAAAGATACCGTTCAGGCGAATCGAAATCTAGAAGCGACAGACTTTATTCTCAAATATATGATTTCTTGGAAAAGTTTTTCGTATTCGGTAGAGCCGAAAAAACTTTCTGTTAGCAATGATGTAATAGAACAAGATCGTCAAGAAATATCTTCCGTCGAATTCCCGGTGTATCCAGCTACTTTTTATTAG
- the efp gene encoding elongation factor P — MTLGITEVKKGMVLKVEGDLYSVVKTEFVNPGKGSAFIRTKLKNLTRNSSIERTFKAAEKLESVELEKRNMTICYTEGNDIIFMDSNDFEQMPVSKEYVEDILPFLKEETPMEVTFYEGKPIGVIPPNFSILEVTYAEEGLKGDTSGTAQKRVTVETGGEINVPIFVKQGDVIKIDLRDLTYVERVSK; from the coding sequence ATGACTCTTGGTATCACAGAAGTAAAAAAAGGTATGGTTCTCAAAGTAGAAGGGGATCTCTATTCGGTAGTTAAAACCGAGTTCGTAAATCCTGGAAAAGGATCTGCTTTTATCAGAACAAAACTCAAGAACCTCACCAGAAATAGTTCTATCGAACGCACTTTTAAAGCTGCAGAAAAATTAGAAAGCGTCGAGTTGGAAAAAAGAAATATGACGATCTGCTACACCGAAGGGAATGATATTATCTTCATGGACTCTAACGACTTCGAACAAATGCCGGTGTCTAAAGAATACGTAGAAGATATTCTTCCTTTCTTAAAGGAAGAAACACCTATGGAAGTTACATTCTACGAAGGAAAGCCGATCGGAGTGATTCCACCAAACTTCTCCATTTTAGAAGTAACTTATGCAGAAGAAGGTCTGAAAGGAGATACTTCCGGTACGGCTCAAAAAAGGGTTACCGTAGAAACCGGTGGAGAAATCAATGTTCCTATTTTCGTAAAACAAGGGGACGTTATCAAAATTGACCTGCGGGATCTCACCTACGTAGAAAGAGTCAGCAAATAA
- a CDS encoding 1,2-dihydroxy-3-keto-5-methylthiopentene dioxygenase, producing the protein MATIVRQNGLAPIQETNEVKSFLKERGIDYDHWKVPANASSLTDKEVLVDTEKEELLKKLDDRFETLKEKEGYQSRDLIVLHPNVSGLNEMLAKFDRVHYHTDEEVRYIVDGSGVFGFAFRGEKFLVHVYKDDFISVPRNTNHWFYLDDKKRIKAVRYFQDMSGWVPNYVEETNSLD; encoded by the coding sequence ATGGCAACGATAGTAAGACAAAATGGTCTGGCGCCGATTCAGGAAACAAACGAAGTAAAATCCTTTCTCAAAGAAAGAGGGATCGACTACGATCATTGGAAAGTTCCGGCTAACGCGTCAAGTCTGACAGATAAGGAAGTTTTAGTAGATACGGAAAAGGAAGAATTATTAAAAAAACTGGATGATCGATTTGAAACTCTAAAAGAGAAAGAAGGTTATCAATCCAGAGACTTGATCGTATTACATCCGAACGTTTCCGGGTTGAATGAAATGCTTGCAAAGTTCGATAGAGTCCACTATCACACTGACGAAGAAGTTAGATACATCGTGGATGGATCGGGAGTTTTTGGTTTTGCATTTAGGGGTGAGAAGTTTTTAGTTCACGTATACAAGGACGATTTTATTTCCGTTCCAAGAAATACAAATCATTGGTTTTATCTAGACGATAAAAAGAGAATCAAGGCGGTTCGTTACTTTCAAGATATGAGTGGCTGGGTGCCAAACTACGTGGAAGAAACCAATTCTTTGGACTGA
- the rnc gene encoding ribonuclease III produces the protein MSFKKAQFHFFLKNPERVRSLQKLSKKIGIKFSKVEYYNTAFIHSSYKNENQEILEDNERLEFLGDSVLGLVAARSLFQKYPKANEGELSRIKSRIVSTPILNSISEKLELSEYLLLGKGEKNSLGKGRRKLSANLFESLVGAIYLDQGFEIAEKFILKHLSEFVENPEKEESVRDYKTQLQEYSQKHFKILPLYRTKSESGPDHAKTFQVVVRIRDQWEATGSGVSKKSAEQNAAKELYNRIRKKNSL, from the coding sequence TTGAGCTTTAAAAAAGCACAATTTCATTTTTTTCTTAAAAACCCGGAAAGGGTTCGTAGTCTTCAAAAACTTTCTAAAAAGATCGGAATCAAGTTTTCAAAAGTAGAATATTATAATACCGCGTTTATTCATAGTTCTTATAAAAACGAGAACCAGGAGATTTTAGAAGATAACGAACGTCTTGAATTTTTAGGTGATTCGGTTTTGGGTCTTGTCGCTGCTCGTTCTCTTTTTCAAAAGTATCCAAAAGCGAATGAAGGGGAATTGTCTCGGATCAAATCTAGAATCGTTTCTACTCCGATCTTAAATTCGATCTCTGAAAAATTGGAACTTTCTGAATATCTTCTTTTAGGAAAGGGGGAAAAAAATTCTCTAGGGAAAGGTAGACGTAAACTTTCCGCCAATCTTTTTGAATCTCTTGTAGGCGCGATTTATTTGGATCAAGGTTTCGAGATCGCCGAGAAATTTATCCTTAAACATTTATCTGAATTTGTTGAAAATCCTGAAAAAGAGGAATCCGTTAGAGATTATAAAACTCAACTTCAAGAATATTCCCAAAAACACTTTAAGATTCTTCCCTTATATAGAACTAAATCGGAATCAGGTCCGGATCATGCCAAAACGTTTCAGGTAGTAGTTCGAATTCGGGATCAATGGGAAGCGACTGGTTCCGGTGTAAGTAAAAAATCTGCCGAACAAAACGCCGCCAAGGAACTTTATAATAGAATCCGAAAAAAAAATAGTTTGTGA
- a CDS encoding LB_289 family protein — protein MKRTELERRERDLRKAEKKVQLQEKRLASGKGNSVGVYIDELSALFRYDAMEIFNTGDDIAVLELLEDIQANLPAKQWENVLRKAIKKTGVQEKEKAYNELKELMNEETEEEIEV, from the coding sequence ATGAAACGCACCGAACTGGAAAGAAGAGAAAGAGATCTCCGCAAAGCAGAAAAAAAGGTTCAGCTTCAAGAAAAGAGGTTAGCCTCCGGCAAAGGAAATAGTGTTGGAGTTTATATCGACGAACTTTCGGCACTTTTTCGTTATGACGCTATGGAAATCTTCAATACGGGGGACGATATCGCAGTTTTAGAACTTTTAGAAGATATTCAAGCAAATCTTCCTGCAAAACAATGGGAAAACGTACTTCGAAAAGCCATCAAAAAAACCGGAGTTCAAGAAAAAGAAAAAGCGTATAATGAACTTAAAGAATTAATGAACGAAGAAACAGAGGAAGAAATCGAGGTTTAA
- a CDS encoding SDR family NAD(P)-dependent oxidoreductase yields the protein MSSEQENELILVAGAGSGIGRSVLENLNLLNQAAIGVSRTGVAWKTNERFQSGKNFQCNLSRQSEVLEFVETLKKRVSYLGGVYFTFGNGLFKTVEQITLEEWNAHFVLNLNSLFLLTKEILPLLRSGSFLCYLSSTAGYQGFPNSTAYCASRHAIAGFAKALREELKSKGIRVITVYPGAVYTDIWKGREGFDQDDMIPVDDFGKWLATLSILPDVVYPDEIRLLPRKGIL from the coding sequence TTGTCTTCTGAACAAGAAAATGAACTCATTCTCGTAGCTGGTGCAGGTTCGGGAATTGGAAGATCTGTATTAGAAAATCTAAATTTACTAAATCAGGCAGCGATTGGAGTTTCTAGAACCGGAGTGGCTTGGAAAACGAATGAAAGGTTTCAATCCGGAAAGAATTTTCAATGTAATCTTTCCAGACAATCTGAGGTTCTTGAATTTGTAGAAACTTTAAAAAAGCGAGTATCTTACTTAGGAGGAGTTTATTTTACTTTTGGGAATGGGCTTTTTAAAACCGTGGAACAAATCACATTAGAAGAGTGGAATGCACATTTTGTTCTCAACTTAAATTCGCTATTTTTACTTACAAAAGAAATTCTTCCACTTTTAAGATCGGGCTCTTTTTTATGTTATCTTTCTTCTACTGCGGGTTACCAGGGTTTTCCAAACTCGACCGCGTACTGTGCCAGCCGTCACGCAATTGCAGGTTTTGCAAAGGCCCTTCGAGAAGAATTAAAATCCAAGGGGATTCGAGTCATTACGGTTTATCCCGGAGCGGTTTATACGGATATATGGAAGGGTAGGGAAGGATTTGACCAGGACGATATGATTCCAGTGGACGACTTTGGAAAGTGGCTTGCAACTCTATCTATTTTGCCAGATGTGGTATATCCGGACGAAATTAGGCTGCTGCCTCGTAAGGGAATTTTATAA
- a CDS encoding KamA family radical SAM protein yields the protein MSTSSSNLETTSKWLNWKWQIQNRIKTRTHLSEFLELSEKEILSFETCSQFFEFSVTPYYLSLADTKDPNCPIRLQIVPHQEELIRSGFEKQDPLSEETFMPVKGVTHRYPDRALWYLSHVCAVYCRFCTRKRKVSKSSHTPGQEDWNRALDYFRSHKEIKEVILSGGDPLNLSDDKLDYLLRELKSISHINQVRIHTRYPVTLPMRIDSTLCAVFKKHFPIYIVTHFNHPKEITPLVRERISLLIREGNTMVLNQGVLLKGINDSAETLKELFYGLTAIGIKPYYLHQCDEVWGSGSFRVEIEKGVELMKQIRGRISGLSVPLYVVDLTGGGGKVPLPTSYLAKKTDHSYIFRNYQDELYEISY from the coding sequence ATGTCTACGTCTTCATCCAATTTAGAAACTACTTCAAAATGGTTGAATTGGAAATGGCAGATTCAAAATAGAATCAAAACACGAACCCACTTGTCCGAATTTCTCGAACTTTCGGAAAAAGAAATTCTTTCTTTCGAAACCTGCTCTCAATTTTTTGAATTCTCCGTCACACCATATTATCTCAGTCTCGCAGACACAAAAGATCCAAACTGTCCGATTCGACTTCAAATTGTTCCACACCAAGAAGAATTGATTCGCAGTGGTTTTGAAAAACAAGATCCACTTTCCGAAGAAACATTTATGCCGGTCAAAGGAGTTACACATAGATACCCGGATCGAGCACTTTGGTATCTTTCCCACGTATGTGCGGTTTATTGTAGATTCTGTACTCGCAAAAGAAAAGTAAGCAAATCTTCTCATACTCCCGGTCAAGAAGACTGGAACCGGGCTCTAGATTATTTTCGATCTCATAAAGAAATCAAAGAAGTAATTCTTTCGGGTGGAGATCCCTTGAATCTTTCTGACGATAAGTTGGATTATCTTTTAAGAGAATTAAAATCTATTTCGCATATCAATCAGGTTAGAATTCATACCAGATATCCGGTAACTCTTCCGATGAGAATCGATTCTACGTTATGCGCCGTTTTCAAGAAACACTTTCCAATTTATATAGTCACTCATTTCAATCATCCCAAAGAAATTACTCCTCTTGTTCGAGAAAGGATCTCTCTTCTTATTCGAGAAGGTAACACGATGGTTTTAAATCAAGGAGTTCTTTTAAAGGGAATTAACGATTCCGCCGAAACGTTAAAGGAACTGTTTTACGGACTTACCGCGATCGGAATCAAACCTTATTATCTACATCAGTGTGACGAGGTATGGGGAAGCGGAAGTTTTCGCGTGGAGATCGAAAAAGGTGTGGAGCTTATGAAACAGATACGTGGAAGAATTTCCGGACTGTCAGTTCCATTATACGTAGTGGATCTAACTGGTGGCGGAGGTAAGGTCCCTCTTCCCACTTCTTATTTGGCGAAAAAAACCGATCATTCTTATATATTTCGAAATTATCAGGATGAACTTTATGAAATTAGTTATTAA
- a CDS encoding phosphate ABC transporter substrate-binding protein: MKLKFIILVTIILIGNCKPKETITVTGSETMHVMLQMIGLEYTRKKSGIQVVVQGGGSIEGIEKLFQGKTDIAAASRPLTETELKEFDSKGKFESLTIAYDGIAIIVHPSNPIRKISLEIASKIFSGEISDWSKAGGKPGKIDVIIRNDKSGTASYFETHVLKQKDLGSKNYETRKNIVYSKMAKIVADNDSMAAEIDSNPNSIGFMGMGSALFENKGRVRALEYSLSGKDPFVVPSIENVYNRKYELSRGLYLFYLSDHGQKIDDFITYVTGEEGQKTILKSGYLRGTLPTVEVEVKK, encoded by the coding sequence ATGAAACTAAAGTTTATAATCCTAGTCACAATCATTCTTATAGGAAATTGTAAACCTAAAGAAACAATCACCGTTACGGGTTCGGAAACGATGCACGTAATGCTTCAAATGATCGGTTTGGAATACACTCGAAAGAAATCCGGAATCCAAGTAGTAGTTCAAGGTGGTGGTTCAATCGAAGGTATCGAAAAACTATTTCAAGGTAAAACCGATATTGCCGCAGCCAGTAGACCACTTACCGAAACAGAACTCAAAGAATTTGATTCCAAAGGTAAGTTTGAATCTCTCACAATCGCCTATGATGGAATTGCCATCATCGTTCATCCATCCAATCCGATCCGTAAAATCAGTTTGGAAATCGCTTCTAAAATTTTTTCGGGAGAAATTTCAGATTGGTCCAAGGCTGGAGGTAAACCTGGAAAGATAGACGTGATCATTAGAAACGATAAATCCGGAACTGCCTCTTATTTTGAAACTCACGTTCTCAAACAAAAAGATTTAGGAAGTAAAAATTATGAGACAAGGAAGAATATAGTATATTCGAAAATGGCTAAGATCGTCGCAGATAACGATTCAATGGCGGCGGAAATTGATTCCAACCCGAACTCGATCGGTTTTATGGGAATGGGAAGTGCTCTTTTTGAAAACAAAGGAAGAGTGCGAGCCTTGGAATATTCTCTTTCGGGTAAAGATCCTTTCGTGGTTCCCAGTATAGAAAACGTATATAATCGAAAGTATGAACTTTCCAGAGGACTTTATTTATTTTATCTTTCCGACCATGGTCAAAAAATAGACGATTTCATTACGTATGTTACGGGCGAAGAAGGACAAAAGACAATTCTTAAAAGCGGATATTTAAGAGGAACACTTCCAACCGTAGAAGTAGAAGTCAAAAAGTAA
- the acpP gene encoding acyl carrier protein: MADFEKVKSIIVEQLGVDESEVTPEAHFIDDLGADSLDTVELVMALEEEFGIEISDEDAEKIQTVGDVTKFIDNLKS, encoded by the coding sequence ATGGCAGACTTTGAAAAGGTTAAATCTATTATCGTAGAACAACTTGGCGTGGATGAATCTGAAGTTACACCTGAGGCGCATTTCATCGATGACCTCGGTGCGGACTCTTTGGACACGGTTGAATTAGTGATGGCTCTCGAAGAAGAATTCGGAATCGAAATCTCCGACGAAGATGCTGAAAAAATTCAAACTGTCGGGGATGTAACTAAATTCATCGACAACCTCAAGTCCTAA
- the fabG gene encoding 3-oxoacyl-[acyl-carrier-protein] reductase: protein MIDLKGKNAVVTGAARGIGKSTALTLAKAGANLVIADLNEESSKATADEISKQTGVKAIGVGTNVSDADSAAKAIQACVDEFGSVDILVNNAGITKDTLLMRMKKEQWDAVIAVNLTGTFNCTQAAIKFMMKNPNGGSIINLSSIAGVNGNIGQTNYSASKAGVIGFTKAVALEMASRKVRCNAIAPGFIATEMTDAIPEKIKTAMVAAIPLKRAGQPEDIANTIAFLASDISSFITGQVIEVNGGGFLPGATA from the coding sequence ATGATCGATTTAAAAGGAAAAAACGCCGTAGTCACCGGAGCCGCTCGCGGGATCGGAAAATCGACGGCTTTAACTCTTGCAAAAGCAGGAGCAAATTTAGTAATTGCGGACTTAAATGAAGAATCCAGCAAAGCGACCGCGGATGAGATTTCAAAACAGACAGGCGTAAAGGCGATCGGAGTCGGAACGAACGTCTCGGATGCAGATTCTGCTGCAAAGGCGATTCAAGCCTGTGTAGATGAGTTTGGATCTGTAGACATTCTTGTAAATAACGCAGGTATTACAAAAGACACTCTTCTCATGAGAATGAAAAAAGAACAGTGGGATGCCGTAATTGCTGTAAATCTCACCGGAACTTTCAATTGTACACAAGCTGCTATTAAGTTTATGATGAAAAATCCAAATGGAGGATCTATCATCAATCTATCATCTATTGCCGGGGTAAACGGAAACATAGGACAAACAAATTATTCCGCATCTAAAGCGGGGGTGATTGGTTTTACAAAAGCGGTAGCGTTGGAAATGGCTTCTCGCAAGGTTCGTTGTAATGCAATTGCACCCGGCTTTATCGCCACTGAAATGACGGACGCGATTCCTGAAAAAATTAAAACTGCCATGGTTGCGGCGATTCCCTTAAAAAGGGCAGGGCAACCAGAAGATATTGCGAACACGATCGCATTTTTGGCTTCCGATATTTCTTCTTTTATCACTGGTCAAGTGATTGAAGTGAATGGTGGAGGTTTCTTACCAGGGGCAACCGCCTAA